In Corylus avellana chromosome ca2, CavTom2PMs-1.0, the following proteins share a genomic window:
- the LOC132169508 gene encoding uncharacterized protein LOC132169508 yields the protein MEVFGDDGEELEQLCSRISLTEREKVGISIDDSEVAEAKLQGNRCLVGRLWTEKGINKEAFKSVLSRLWRISSRVSFKEVLDKLWLFEFADKTDKRRVLVGRPWSFDRQILVLKEFEGRVPPSKMDLRSSPFWIQVHDMPLLCMTKGVGSKIGQSLGELEDVDVAGDYVG from the coding sequence ATGGAGGTGTTTGGGGATGATGGAGAGGAATTGGAGCAACTTTGCAGTAGGATTTCCCTGACGGAAAGGGAAAAGGTTGGGATCTCGATAGATGATAGTGAAGTAGCAGAGGCCAAGTTGCAAGGGAACCGATGCCTGGTAGGGAGGCTCTGGACGGAGAAGGGGATAAACAAGGAAGCATTCAAGTCAGTGCTATCTAGACTTTGGCGAATCTCAAGTCGGGTGAGTTTTAAAGAAGTCCTGGACAAACTATGGCTTTTTGAGTTTGCGGACAAGACTGATAAGAGGCGAGTGCTGGTAGGAAGACCGTGGTCGTTTGATAGGCAGATTCTGGTGCTTAAGGAGTTTGAGGGGCGTGTCCCTCCTTCGAAAATGGATTTGCGGTCGTCTCCATTCTGGATTCAGGTGCATGACATGCCGCTCCTTTGCATGACAAAAGGGGTGGGGAGCAAGATTGGACAGTCCTTGGGAGAGCTTGAAGATGTGGATGTTGCAGGGGATTATGTAGGATGA